The sequence below is a genomic window from Coffea arabica cultivar ET-39 chromosome 8e, Coffea Arabica ET-39 HiFi, whole genome shotgun sequence.
GTACTGGCCAGCTGACAGTCTTGAGCAATCAAAAACATAGACTGAAAACTTTCTGCAATTAGGTAACAACTAGTTTCAAGCACAAGAAGTCAGGAATTCTTATTGCTAGACCTCGTGACTGAAATGGCAGATTGACAGTGTGCAAGCTTCGACAATAAGGatatttggctatttgaggcAGCAATATGAAAGAAAAGAGGGCCATCATAAACATTTCTGTCCAAGATACTGGGTTTGCAATTGAATGAGCAATTACTGCTAGTTGTTCTAAACGTTGATAGGTCATTTGTAGGAAATGCAGGCCAAAAGTTATGGTGTGAAGAAGCTTCAAAATTCTAACCTCTGTTCGTGAAGCTATTCTTCTATCAATCCTACAAAAACAAAGCATAGAACAGTAAAACATCAAAGCACGAAACAGAACAGGTGCTTGGGGTCATTCTAATTGATAGTTACAAGAGTATTACTATTATGTTGTAAGGAGTAAATGAAGAGCACCAATATTTTGGACCTAATAAGAAATGCTAATGCCGCAGCTTTGAAACATAATAAATAGGACGATAAAAAGGGAGAAGAGAAAATTGTGAAGAATAACCACGGAGactttttagtttcttttttttcacgAGAAGGTTAATCAGAGGGTAAGGTGAAGAGAAGGCAAATCTCAAAACCACTGGGAGGCGAATTAGAAAAGTAGGTAAGAGGCAATCTTACatgattgaatttgatttgaagATGACGGTTAATCAAAATATGCCTAGGTATTGAATGTGAGAAACTTTGGACCACTGGGAGTCGGGGCCGCTGCTCTCAGGAGTGCATCTTTCTTTTAACAGAGGAGAACCTTCAACCTCCAGATGTTTTAGTTTGGTGAGACTTCTCATGGCATCCTCAGAGGGTAGATGTCGAAGCTCTTTGAAAAAGTATAAATATAGTTTTTCAAGAGCAGCGAAGTTTCCGAACCAATCTGGCAGAGCTTTTATACCTCCGAAGTTAAATAGCCATAGTGACGTCAGAGTGGTCAAGTATTGGATCTGATGTGGCAGGGACTCCATGTGTGGCAACCCACGTAAGCATAATACACGGAGTGCGCATGacgaagaggaggaggaggatatCAATCTAGACCAATCAAACTCAttgtaaattgaagaattttcatGATCATCACCATCATCTGAGAAGGGACCAATTGCAAGCCTGTTTAAGCTGGTTAGAAAACCAAATCCTTTGGGCGTCATGCTTGTTTTCAGTTTGGGACACTCGTATAATTCCAGCTTCAAGAGAGAAGGTGTTTGTTGCAAATCAAGCGGAAAGGAGATAAGATTGTCGCACCAACGCACCCGAAGCTTCTGGAGGGAGGCACAAGAGTGTAGCATCTCACCGGGCAGATTCGTCAACCCATCGCAACCCCAAATCTGCAGCTTTTTAAGAGGCGTAAAGTTTTGCAGGGGAAGGAGTTCTCTGCATCTGTGGCAGTGATAAAACTCCAAACTCGCTAACTTGGGGAGTCTTGTTGTTGTTGGCAAATCCATTAACCATCGAGGAAATTGATCGCCCATAAAACCCCAAATTACCAACTCCTCCAAATTTGGGTGGGGTTGAAGGCCATCTAACACATCTTCATCATAGTTGTAGTTGTCGCATTCTCGATCACGGGCCCACTCAAGTCGCAGCCCAAATAGATTTGCCTTTTCAGATAGTTTTGCTTCCTCAGCTTCTTCCTTATCCTTTACTAGTT
It includes:
- the LOC113704131 gene encoding putative disease resistance protein RGA1; translated protein: MGQEKGRRIGELGSLKYLKGNLEIRNLELVKDKEEAEEAKLSEKANLFGLRLEWARDRECDNYNYDEDVLDGLQPHPNLEELVIWGFMGDQFPRWLMDLPTTTRLPKLASLEFYHCHRCRELLPLQNFTPLKKLQIWGCDGLTNLPGEMLHSCASLQKLRVRWCDNLISFPLDLQQTPSLLKLELYECPKLKTSMTPKGFGFLTSLNRLAIGPFSDDGDDHENSSIYNEFDWSRLISSSSSSSCALRVLCLRGLPHMESLPHQIQYLTTLTSLWLFNFGGIKALPDWFGNFAALEKLYLYFFKELRHLPSEDAMRSLTKLKHLEVEGSPLLKERCTPESSGPDSQWSKVSHIQYLGIF